A region from the Brassica napus cultivar Da-Ae chromosome C8, Da-Ae, whole genome shotgun sequence genome encodes:
- the LOC106417069 gene encoding LOW QUALITY PROTEIN: UPF0725 protein EMB2204 (The sequence of the model RefSeq protein was modified relative to this genomic sequence to represent the inferred CDS: substituted 1 base at 1 genomic stop codon) yields MSCLTEESDGFDYPGGIEVTYSLHRLMHFNCEGKNPRYAYPQLVKLYAKLGVHRYFLFXGKNLKFCKLKSFNMRINCGASSYYITLDARCGFPKFPFQVLVNERMIGCLDLAVSIARPRTHVIPKPYLRRHCEPARLDTEFNPLPDWPPEIAFSDAKRFYMVNKYELQNNGWISLYLELALVSHVRDLTDHYLAQLEIVQVAVETVDDVKPPTLDSKNVVIYIVYRDFAAGEPCDSKAIVRRSFNEVTEGLKFVGDYWSEEKKALSTTETASVVKVTEKRSMHLSGGEKTEKRCKKKKRLGVHHRLWRLSDPRCHQAYKSRASARRRQ; encoded by the exons atGAGTTGTCTGACGGAGGAATCCGAT GGTTTTGATTATCCTGGAGGTATTGAAGTGACATACAGTCTCCATAGACTGATGCACTTTAACTGTGAAGGAAAAAATCCTCGTTATGCTTATCCTCAGTTGGTCAAGCTTTATGCTAAATTAGGAGTTCACAGA tattttttattttagggaAAGAACCTAAAGTTCTGTAAGCTAAAGAGTTTTAACATGAGGATTAATTGCGGTGCTTCCTCTTACTACATCACTTTGGATGCACGTTGCGGTTTTCCGAAATTCCCTTTTCAGGTTCTCGTTAATGAAAGGATGATTGGCTGTTTAGATTTGGCTGTGTCTATCGCTAGACCTCGAACTCACG TGATTCCAAAGCCGTACCTGCGTAGACATTGTGAACCAGCGCGTCTTGATACAGAATTCAACCCATTACCTGATTGGCCTCCAGAGATTGCTTTTAGTGATGCTAAACGGTTTTACATg GTGAATAAGTATGAGTTGCAAAACAATGGTTGGATTTCACTTTATTTGGAACTTGCACTCGTTAGTCACGTAAGGGATCTTACTGAT CATTATCTGGCCCAGTTGGAGATTGTGCAGGTAGCTGTAGAGACTGTTGATGATGTGAAGCCCCCGACACTTGACTCCAAAAACGTGGTTATTTACATAGTGTATAGAGACTTTGCCGCTGGCGAGCCATGTGATAGCAAAGCTATCGTCAGACGCAGTTTCAATGAAGTTACTGAAGGTTTGAAATTTGTGGGTGACTATTGGAGTGAAGAGAAAAAAGCTTTGAGTACTACTGAGACGGCTTCTGTTGTTAAAGTAACTGAAAAACGTTCTATGCATCTCTCGGGTGGTGAGAAAACTGAGAAACGttgtaagaagaagaaacgtttAGGTGTCCACCACAGGCTATGGCGTTTATCTGATCCCAGGTGTCATCAGGCATACAAAAGCCGTGCTTCCGCTCGTCGTCGTCAGTGA
- the LOC106359406 gene encoding myosin-9, producing MGTPVNIIVGSHVWVEDSDVAWIDGEVEKLTREEVVIQATTGKKITAKLSKIYPKDVEAPAGGVDDMTKLSYLHEPGVLQNLKIRYELNEIYTYTGNILIAINPFQRLPHIYDAHMMQQYKGAPFGELNPHVFAVADVAYRAMINEGKSNSILVSGESGAGKTETTKMLMRYLAYLGGRAVTEGRTVEQQVLESNPVLEAFGNAKTVRNNNSSRFGKFVEIQFDKQGRISGAAIRTYLLERSRVCQISDPERNYHCFYLLCAAPQEEIEKYKLGHPKTFHYLNQSKCYELVGISDAHDYLATRRAMDIVGISEKEQEAIFRVVAAILHIGNIEFTKGKEVDSSVPKDDKAKFHLKTAAELLMCDLKALEDALCKRVMVTPEEVIKRSLDPESAVTSRDGLAKTVYSRLFDWLVNKINNSIGQDANSKCLIGVLDIYGFESFKTNSFEQFCINFTNEKLQQHFNQHVFKMEQEEYTKEAIDWSYIEFVDNKDVLDLIEKKPGGIIALLDEACMFPKSTHETFANKLYQTFKAHKRFIKPKLSRTDFTVAHYAGEVLYQSDLFLDKNKDYVIPEHQDLLGASKCPFVVGLFPPLPEETSKSSKFSSIGSRFKLQLQQLMETLNSTEPHYIRCVKPNNLLKPAVFENVNIMQQLRCGGVLEAIRISCAGYPTRKPFFEFVNRFGLLCPSALEGSYDEKVVCKKILDSMGLKGYQIGKTKIFLRAGQMAELDARRTEVLSGAAKKIQRRTRTHQAQKRFTVLRKATISLQALCRGEPSDFNRALWERLKHWSAMWALLVSRTIKVQRRSRRHR from the exons ATG GGAACTCCAGTAAACATTATTGTCGGTTCTCATGTTTGGGTTGAAGACTCAGACGTGGCTTGGATTGATGGTGAGGTTGAAAAGCTCACTAGAGAAGAAGTTGTGATCCAAGCCACAACTGGAAAGAAG atCACTGCAAAGTTGTCAAAGATATACCCAAAGGATGTGGAAGCTCCTGCAGGTGGTGTTGATGACATGACAAAGCTGTCTTACCTGCACGAACCTGGTGTCCTTCAGAACTTAAAGATCAGATATGAACTTAATGAGATCTAT ACATACACAGGAAACATCCTTATAGCGATTAATCCTTTTCAACGGTTGCCTCACATCTACGATGCCCATATGATGCAACAATACAAAGGAGCACCATTTGGAGAACTTAATCCTCATGTTTTTGCTGTCGCTGATGTTGCATACAG GGCCATGATTAATGAAGGGAAAAGCAATTCGATTCTTGTAAGTGGTGAGAGCGGAGCTGGAAAAACTGAAACCACTAAGATGCTTATGAGATACCTTGCGTATTTAGGAGGTCGTGCAGTTACTGAAGGAAGGACTGTTGAACAACAAGTTCTTGAG TCAAATCCTGTTCTTGAAGCCTTTGGTAATGCAAAAACTGTGAGGAATAACAACTCAAG TCGCTTTGGTAAATTTGTTGAAATCCAATTTGATAAGCAAGGAAGAATATCTGGAGCTGCCATAAGGACCTATCTTCTGGAGAGGTCTCGTGTGTGTCAAATCTCTGATCCGGAGCGCAATTACCACTGCTTCTATCTTCTTTGTGCAGCACCGCAGGAG GAAATTGAAAAGTACAAGCTGGGCCATCCAAAGACCTTTCATTATCTGAACCAGTCCAAGTGCTACGAGCTTGTCGGTATAAGCGATGCTCATGATTATCTTGCGACAAGGAGAGCTATGGATATTGTCGGAATTAGCGAAAAGGAACAG GAAGCAATTTTCAGGGTGGTTGCTGCAATTCTTCATATTGGAAACATCGAGTTTACTAAGGGAAAGGAAGTGGATTCATCTGTTCCTAAGGATGATAAGGCCAAGTTTCATCTTAAGACAGCAGCGGAACTTCTCAT GTGTGATTTAAAAGCTCTTGAAGATGCATTATGTAAACGTGTTATGGTCACACCCGAGGAAGTTATCAAGAGAAGTCTCGATCCAGAGAGTGCTGTTACGAGCAGGGATGGTCTCGCTAAGACAGTCTACTCTCGATTGTTCGATTG GTTGGTAAATAAGATTAATAACTCGATTGGACAAGATGCGAATTCAAAATGTCTAATTGGAGTTTTGGACATTTACGGATTTGAGAGCTTCAAAACTAACAG TTTTGAACAGTTCTGTATCAATTTCACTAATGAGAAGTTGCAGCAACATTTCAATCAG CACGTTTTCAAGATGGAACAGGAAGAGTACACAAAAGAGGCAATAGATTGGAGCTACATTGAATTTGTGGACAACAAAGATGTTCTTGATCTTATAGAAAAG AAGCCTGGTGGAATCATTGCTCTCCTCGATGAAGCTTG TATGTTTCCAAAATCAACCCACGAAACATTTGCAAACAAGTTATATCAGACTTTTAAGGCTCACAAGAGATTCATCAAACCAAAACTCTCTCGAACAGATTTTACCGTTGCTCATTATGCCGGAGAA GTTCTATATCAGTCTGATCTATTTCTGGATAAAAACAAGGATTATGTGATCCCTGAACACCAAGATTTGTTGGGAGCTTCCAAATGCCCTTTTGTCGTGGGTCTTTTCCCTCCACTCCCTGAAGAAACATCTAAATCTTCAAAGTTTTCATCTATTGGTTCTCGTTTCAAG CTGCAACTCCAGCAACTGATGGAAACATTAAATTCTACCGAGCCTCATTACATCAGATGTGTGAAGCCTAACAATCTCTTAAAACCTGCCGTATTTGAGAATGTGAACATCATGCAGCAGCTGCGTTGTGGT GGTGTTTTAGAGGCGATCAGAATTAGTTGCGCAGGGTATCCAACACGTAAACCTTTCTTTGAGTTTGTCAACCGCTTCGGACTTCTATGTCCTTCGGCTTTAGAAGGGAG CTACGATGAGAAAGTCGTGTGTAAAAAGATATTGGACAGCATGGGACTTAAAGGATACCAG ATTGGTAAAACAAAGATCTTCTTGAGGGCTGGTCAGATGGCTGAACTCGACGCTAGGAGGACAGAAGTGCTTAGTGGTGCTgcaaaaaaaattcagagacGAACAAGAACTCATCAAGCTCAGAAACGGTTTACTGTTCTCAGAAAGGCCACAATATCTCTACAAGCTCTATGTAGAGGTGAGCCATCTGATTTCAATCGCGCTCTTTGGGAAAGGCTGAAGCATTGGAGTGCCATGTGGGCGCTGCTGGTAAGTCGCACTATTAAGGTTCAGAGGAGGAGCAGAAGGCATAGATGA